One genomic region from Mauremys reevesii isolate NIE-2019 linkage group 7, ASM1616193v1, whole genome shotgun sequence encodes:
- the LOC120368875 gene encoding putative threonine dehydratase isoform X6 — translation MNLSHQYRSDRKVKKQDAPTPCERRCCKEGPIRNGHVGQRPPSINPERLKDFGEEDYLNGDVKTWEMKIVSRNEELLRDALVPVTQPNSRSSQPTSNKLIRFEDISAAAFKIQSGVQKTPCMYSRLSKQYGMDIYLKKEFLQYTGSVKERGVLYLLTSLQQEQQKKGVIVASDSNFSMAVAYHASELRIPVFVIMSTSTSPARVKMCREYGALVISYGTTAKDSQIHARRLAQENGYLYLEEEDSAIYLSGLGTMGLEIYEQVPKLDAVIFPAGGHCGLLAGSAAALKHLNPHIAVIGVESESFPVLQQSLKIGHPIEDQACSNHQFYGDVSGPCFGTNSLQLTGKLVDKVVTVREEDILISMLRLLEFERATVDAEGAIGLAALIAGKLPELKSKRVAITVCSGNLELPLMRQCIDRALTLDNRVCKFSLLLSDCPGAISKLLEILTREEVRVLDIKQEHMFVISDLFTIKVTCIIETRDKIHTAQLRNALLERYPTMMWMER, via the exons GAGTGACCGGAAAGTGAAAAAACAAGATGCCCCAACACCTTGTGAACGTCGTTGTTGTAAGGAGGGGCCGATTAGAAATGGCCATGTTGGGCAGCGGCCACCATCCATCAACCCCGAGAGACTGAAAGATTTTGGGGAGGAGGATTACCTGAATGGTGACGTGAAGACTTGGGAAATGAAGATCGTGAGCCGTAATGAGGAATTGCTCAGAGATGCCCTTGTCCCAGTCACTCAGCCAAACAGTAGAAGCAGCCAGCCAACCTCTAATAAGCTGATTCGATTTGAAGATATTAGTGCTGCAGCTTTCAAAATCCAGAGTGGTGTCCAGAAAACCCCCTGCATG TATTCTAGACTTTCAAAGCAATATGGAATGGATATCTATCTAAAGAAAGAGTTCCTTCAGTACACAGGATCTGTAAAGGAGCGAGGTGTGCTTTACCTGCTAACATCTCTACAGCAG GAGCAGCAGAAAAAGGGTGTGATAGTGGCTTCTGACAGTAACTTTTCCATGGCAGTAGCATACCATGCCTCAGAACTCCGCATTCCAGTATTTGTCATCATGTCTACCAGCACTTCACCAGCCAGAGTGAAAATGTGCCGTGAGTATGGTGCCTTGGTGATCTCCTATGGCACTACCGCCAAGGATTCCCAGATCCATGCAAGGAGGCTGGCCCAAGAGAATGGCTATCTATACCTCGAAGA GGAGGATAGTGCTATATACCTGTCAGGGCTGGGTACCATGGGATTGGAGATATATGAACAAGTGCCAAAGCTGGATGCAGTGATTTTTCCTGCAGGAGGCCACTGTGGATTGCTAGCAGGATCAGCTGCTGCCCTCAAACATCTCAACCCACACATTGCTGTGATT GGTGTTGAATCGGAGAGTTTCCCTGTGTTACAACAATCATTAAAGATAGGCCATCCTATTGAAGACCAGGCCTGTAGCAACCATCAGTTTTATGGAG ATGTGAGTGGACCTTGCTTTGGTACCAATTCTTTGCAGTTGACTGGGAAGCTTGTAGACAAGGTTGTTACCGTGAG GGAAGAGGACATTCTAATTTCCATGCTGCGGTTGCTGGAGTTTGAGAGAGCCACGGTGGATGCGGAAGGGGCTATTGGACTTGCAGCCTTAATTGCTGGGAAGCTGCCAGAGTTAAAGAGTAAAAG AGTGGCAATCACTGTATGCAGTGGCAACTTGGAGCTACCTTTGATGAGACAGTGCATAGATCGTGCCCTGACCCTTGACAACAGAGTCTGCAAATTTTCCCTCCTTCTCTCTGATTGTCCAGGAGCTATTTCAAAGCTACTGGAGATACTGACTCGGGAGGAAGTGAG GGTGCTGGACATCAAACAAGAACACATGTTTGTGATATCTGATCTCTTCACTATTAAG
- the LOC120368875 gene encoding putative threonine dehydratase isoform X8, whose protein sequence is MKIVSRNEELLRDALVPVTQPNSRSSQPTSNKLIRFEDISAAAFKIQSGVQKTPCMYSRLSKQYGMDIYLKKEFLQYTGSVKERGVLYLLTSLQQEQQKKGVIVASDSNFSMAVAYHASELRIPVFVIMSTSTSPARVKMCREYGALVISYGTTAKDSQIHARRLAQENGYLYLEEEDSAIYLSGLGTMGLEIYEQVPKLDAVIFPAGGHCGLLAGSAAALKHLNPHIAVIGVESESFPVLQQSLKIGHPIEDQACSNHQFYGDVSGPCFGTNSLQLTGKLVDKVVTVREEDILISMLRLLEFERATVDAEGAIGLAALIAGKLPELKSKRVAITVCSGNLELPLMRQCIDRALTLDNRVCKFSLLLSDCPGAISKLLEILTREEVRVLDIKQEHMFVISDLFTIKVTCIIETRDKIHTAQLRNALLERYPTMMWMER, encoded by the exons ATGAAGATCGTGAGCCGTAATGAGGAATTGCTCAGAGATGCCCTTGTCCCAGTCACTCAGCCAAACAGTAGAAGCAGCCAGCCAACCTCTAATAAGCTGATTCGATTTGAAGATATTAGTGCTGCAGCTTTCAAAATCCAGAGTGGTGTCCAGAAAACCCCCTGCATG TATTCTAGACTTTCAAAGCAATATGGAATGGATATCTATCTAAAGAAAGAGTTCCTTCAGTACACAGGATCTGTAAAGGAGCGAGGTGTGCTTTACCTGCTAACATCTCTACAGCAG GAGCAGCAGAAAAAGGGTGTGATAGTGGCTTCTGACAGTAACTTTTCCATGGCAGTAGCATACCATGCCTCAGAACTCCGCATTCCAGTATTTGTCATCATGTCTACCAGCACTTCACCAGCCAGAGTGAAAATGTGCCGTGAGTATGGTGCCTTGGTGATCTCCTATGGCACTACCGCCAAGGATTCCCAGATCCATGCAAGGAGGCTGGCCCAAGAGAATGGCTATCTATACCTCGAAGA GGAGGATAGTGCTATATACCTGTCAGGGCTGGGTACCATGGGATTGGAGATATATGAACAAGTGCCAAAGCTGGATGCAGTGATTTTTCCTGCAGGAGGCCACTGTGGATTGCTAGCAGGATCAGCTGCTGCCCTCAAACATCTCAACCCACACATTGCTGTGATT GGTGTTGAATCGGAGAGTTTCCCTGTGTTACAACAATCATTAAAGATAGGCCATCCTATTGAAGACCAGGCCTGTAGCAACCATCAGTTTTATGGAG ATGTGAGTGGACCTTGCTTTGGTACCAATTCTTTGCAGTTGACTGGGAAGCTTGTAGACAAGGTTGTTACCGTGAG GGAAGAGGACATTCTAATTTCCATGCTGCGGTTGCTGGAGTTTGAGAGAGCCACGGTGGATGCGGAAGGGGCTATTGGACTTGCAGCCTTAATTGCTGGGAAGCTGCCAGAGTTAAAGAGTAAAAG AGTGGCAATCACTGTATGCAGTGGCAACTTGGAGCTACCTTTGATGAGACAGTGCATAGATCGTGCCCTGACCCTTGACAACAGAGTCTGCAAATTTTCCCTCCTTCTCTCTGATTGTCCAGGAGCTATTTCAAAGCTACTGGAGATACTGACTCGGGAGGAAGTGAG GGTGCTGGACATCAAACAAGAACACATGTTTGTGATATCTGATCTCTTCACTATTAAG
- the LOC120368875 gene encoding putative threonine dehydratase isoform X7, translating to MVHRSDRKVKKQDAPTPCERRCCKEGPIRNGHVGQRPPSINPERLKDFGEEDYLNGDVKTWEMKIVSRNEELLRDALVPVTQPNSRSSQPTSNKLIRFEDISAAAFKIQSGVQKTPCMYSRLSKQYGMDIYLKKEFLQYTGSVKERGVLYLLTSLQQEQQKKGVIVASDSNFSMAVAYHASELRIPVFVIMSTSTSPARVKMCREYGALVISYGTTAKDSQIHARRLAQENGYLYLEEEDSAIYLSGLGTMGLEIYEQVPKLDAVIFPAGGHCGLLAGSAAALKHLNPHIAVIGVESESFPVLQQSLKIGHPIEDQACSNHQFYGDVSGPCFGTNSLQLTGKLVDKVVTVREEDILISMLRLLEFERATVDAEGAIGLAALIAGKLPELKSKRVAITVCSGNLELPLMRQCIDRALTLDNRVCKFSLLLSDCPGAISKLLEILTREEVRVLDIKQEHMFVISDLFTIKVTCIIETRDKIHTAQLRNALLERYPTMMWMER from the exons ATGGTGCACAG GAGTGACCGGAAAGTGAAAAAACAAGATGCCCCAACACCTTGTGAACGTCGTTGTTGTAAGGAGGGGCCGATTAGAAATGGCCATGTTGGGCAGCGGCCACCATCCATCAACCCCGAGAGACTGAAAGATTTTGGGGAGGAGGATTACCTGAATGGTGACGTGAAGACTTGGGAAATGAAGATCGTGAGCCGTAATGAGGAATTGCTCAGAGATGCCCTTGTCCCAGTCACTCAGCCAAACAGTAGAAGCAGCCAGCCAACCTCTAATAAGCTGATTCGATTTGAAGATATTAGTGCTGCAGCTTTCAAAATCCAGAGTGGTGTCCAGAAAACCCCCTGCATG TATTCTAGACTTTCAAAGCAATATGGAATGGATATCTATCTAAAGAAAGAGTTCCTTCAGTACACAGGATCTGTAAAGGAGCGAGGTGTGCTTTACCTGCTAACATCTCTACAGCAG GAGCAGCAGAAAAAGGGTGTGATAGTGGCTTCTGACAGTAACTTTTCCATGGCAGTAGCATACCATGCCTCAGAACTCCGCATTCCAGTATTTGTCATCATGTCTACCAGCACTTCACCAGCCAGAGTGAAAATGTGCCGTGAGTATGGTGCCTTGGTGATCTCCTATGGCACTACCGCCAAGGATTCCCAGATCCATGCAAGGAGGCTGGCCCAAGAGAATGGCTATCTATACCTCGAAGA GGAGGATAGTGCTATATACCTGTCAGGGCTGGGTACCATGGGATTGGAGATATATGAACAAGTGCCAAAGCTGGATGCAGTGATTTTTCCTGCAGGAGGCCACTGTGGATTGCTAGCAGGATCAGCTGCTGCCCTCAAACATCTCAACCCACACATTGCTGTGATT GGTGTTGAATCGGAGAGTTTCCCTGTGTTACAACAATCATTAAAGATAGGCCATCCTATTGAAGACCAGGCCTGTAGCAACCATCAGTTTTATGGAG ATGTGAGTGGACCTTGCTTTGGTACCAATTCTTTGCAGTTGACTGGGAAGCTTGTAGACAAGGTTGTTACCGTGAG GGAAGAGGACATTCTAATTTCCATGCTGCGGTTGCTGGAGTTTGAGAGAGCCACGGTGGATGCGGAAGGGGCTATTGGACTTGCAGCCTTAATTGCTGGGAAGCTGCCAGAGTTAAAGAGTAAAAG AGTGGCAATCACTGTATGCAGTGGCAACTTGGAGCTACCTTTGATGAGACAGTGCATAGATCGTGCCCTGACCCTTGACAACAGAGTCTGCAAATTTTCCCTCCTTCTCTCTGATTGTCCAGGAGCTATTTCAAAGCTACTGGAGATACTGACTCGGGAGGAAGTGAG GGTGCTGGACATCAAACAAGAACACATGTTTGTGATATCTGATCTCTTCACTATTAAG
- the LOC120368875 gene encoding putative threonine dehydratase isoform X5 yields the protein MADKNSVEPGRDTRIVSDRKVKKQDAPTPCERRCCKEGPIRNGHVGQRPPSINPERLKDFGEEDYLNGDVKTWEMKIVSRNEELLRDALVPVTQPNSRSSQPTSNKLIRFEDISAAAFKIQSGVQKTPCMYSRLSKQYGMDIYLKKEFLQYTGSVKERGVLYLLTSLQQEQQKKGVIVASDSNFSMAVAYHASELRIPVFVIMSTSTSPARVKMCREYGALVISYGTTAKDSQIHARRLAQENGYLYLEEEDSAIYLSGLGTMGLEIYEQVPKLDAVIFPAGGHCGLLAGSAAALKHLNPHIAVIGVESESFPVLQQSLKIGHPIEDQACSNHQFYGDVSGPCFGTNSLQLTGKLVDKVVTVREEDILISMLRLLEFERATVDAEGAIGLAALIAGKLPELKSKRVAITVCSGNLELPLMRQCIDRALTLDNRVCKFSLLLSDCPGAISKLLEILTREEVRVLDIKQEHMFVISDLFTIKVTCIIETRDKIHTAQLRNALLERYPTMMWMER from the exons GAGTGACCGGAAAGTGAAAAAACAAGATGCCCCAACACCTTGTGAACGTCGTTGTTGTAAGGAGGGGCCGATTAGAAATGGCCATGTTGGGCAGCGGCCACCATCCATCAACCCCGAGAGACTGAAAGATTTTGGGGAGGAGGATTACCTGAATGGTGACGTGAAGACTTGGGAAATGAAGATCGTGAGCCGTAATGAGGAATTGCTCAGAGATGCCCTTGTCCCAGTCACTCAGCCAAACAGTAGAAGCAGCCAGCCAACCTCTAATAAGCTGATTCGATTTGAAGATATTAGTGCTGCAGCTTTCAAAATCCAGAGTGGTGTCCAGAAAACCCCCTGCATG TATTCTAGACTTTCAAAGCAATATGGAATGGATATCTATCTAAAGAAAGAGTTCCTTCAGTACACAGGATCTGTAAAGGAGCGAGGTGTGCTTTACCTGCTAACATCTCTACAGCAG GAGCAGCAGAAAAAGGGTGTGATAGTGGCTTCTGACAGTAACTTTTCCATGGCAGTAGCATACCATGCCTCAGAACTCCGCATTCCAGTATTTGTCATCATGTCTACCAGCACTTCACCAGCCAGAGTGAAAATGTGCCGTGAGTATGGTGCCTTGGTGATCTCCTATGGCACTACCGCCAAGGATTCCCAGATCCATGCAAGGAGGCTGGCCCAAGAGAATGGCTATCTATACCTCGAAGA GGAGGATAGTGCTATATACCTGTCAGGGCTGGGTACCATGGGATTGGAGATATATGAACAAGTGCCAAAGCTGGATGCAGTGATTTTTCCTGCAGGAGGCCACTGTGGATTGCTAGCAGGATCAGCTGCTGCCCTCAAACATCTCAACCCACACATTGCTGTGATT GGTGTTGAATCGGAGAGTTTCCCTGTGTTACAACAATCATTAAAGATAGGCCATCCTATTGAAGACCAGGCCTGTAGCAACCATCAGTTTTATGGAG ATGTGAGTGGACCTTGCTTTGGTACCAATTCTTTGCAGTTGACTGGGAAGCTTGTAGACAAGGTTGTTACCGTGAG GGAAGAGGACATTCTAATTTCCATGCTGCGGTTGCTGGAGTTTGAGAGAGCCACGGTGGATGCGGAAGGGGCTATTGGACTTGCAGCCTTAATTGCTGGGAAGCTGCCAGAGTTAAAGAGTAAAAG AGTGGCAATCACTGTATGCAGTGGCAACTTGGAGCTACCTTTGATGAGACAGTGCATAGATCGTGCCCTGACCCTTGACAACAGAGTCTGCAAATTTTCCCTCCTTCTCTCTGATTGTCCAGGAGCTATTTCAAAGCTACTGGAGATACTGACTCGGGAGGAAGTGAG GGTGCTGGACATCAAACAAGAACACATGTTTGTGATATCTGATCTCTTCACTATTAAG